In Sesamum indicum cultivar Zhongzhi No. 13 linkage group LG1, S_indicum_v1.0, whole genome shotgun sequence, the sequence TCTAATTCAGAATACACTTTTGGTTACCTAAAGTCAGACGCCAAAAGAAGATTCCTCTTTCAAATTTCACCAGTCATTCTAGCACATTTTTATCTTCCTCTACCTAGAAGTTATTTGAGATCAATGTATTTCCATCTTTGTTCAATAGTACCTTTTATCCCCAGCTAGCTATCAAATTTAGACTGTTAAGTGGGGTGATTTGGGTTCTTGATGACACGTTTGTCTTCCACCACAATCTGCAGAGACATTTGGCTATCTAAACTAAAATCGTGCAACagacaataaaaatttgtaatgaaAGCTTTGAGTAACTGGAAATCTCTAACTGATAAAACTAATTGTcccaaattttgtaattatgagaagTTAGTATTTAGTAAactaattttctaaaagattAGCCCACCCTTGAAAGTTATGATTGCAGTCCAGTACTCATTACCGATATAATAACTATTGGCTTCTAATTTCGTACTGCCTGACATATTTGCCTCTCCTTTTAGAGGCCACGGTCCAACCCTTAAGCGCCATAAAAGTATGTCCTCAAGTAATAAAAACAAGcacataaaaaagaatggCATTGCTTGATTAAACATTAGCTGCGGCTCGAAGTTGAAGGAGGAAAAATAGATTATCGTTGAAAAGGAAGGAACAAAACCTTAGCCTTGGAGATGATTTTGACGGCAAGAGGCATGTCCTTGAGCTCCCCCTTTCGCCCTTTGGCATAGCAAGTATGACCAAAGTGCCCTTTCCCCACCTCTTTCCCCAACTCATACTTAGCTCCGAAATTCTTGTTATACCCGAAATTCTTATCAAGCGCGTGGTGCTGCTGTTCCGTCTCTTCCACCACCACAGTAGCGGCATCCTCCGGAATGGGACCCTCTCGAGGGGACTTGTTCCTTTGCCCCAACTTTCTAAGTGAGGCCCTAATATGCTTCGCGGGCGACGGCGGAGGAAATGGCCTCCTAAAAAACCTCCTGGGAGTGGACCTGGCCGGCGAAGGAGTGACCCCAGAAGGAGTTGCGCCGCCGGCTCCGAAGGGGTAGGGACTGGGCCAGGGGCTGTTGGCGGCAGAGGATCTCGATGGAGTGGTCTTGACGGATGGAGTGCCGTGGGGAGGAGGCGTGTGGGACGAGCGATCCTCCCCATCGGAGGCAACGGTGGTGGAGGTGGCGGCGGCGAACCCATCGGTGTCTCCGCCTCCGGTGGGGATCGTCTTACCGTAACACTGCCCCATCAGCAGAGTGTGTCAACTCAAAagcgctctctctctctctctccctcgcCTATAAACAGTAGcaatatatgtttaaattaaattgcataCCTTTTTTCGTAttctctcatatatatatatttgttaataataatataagtatacatatgtaaaaataaaaaaaagtatagtaAGAAACTGAAAAGAGAGGgtcaaaataacaaaaagtcaGAGCAAGTAAGGGTGGAGATTTTAGTTGGAGAGAGAAGGAGAAATTTAGGGCGAGAAAAcgataaaataatagaatgaaAAAGGGGAAAGAGAGTGAGAATTGAAGTAGGATTAGGAATGAGTATTGGCATCTCATCtgacaaaaagaaatgaatggaGATTGAGCGAAAGAAGAAATTGATTAGTGGGATGATTGTGTCCAGTgtgcctttttctttttcgtacTCAATCCAACTGCTATGCTCATGTTGTGCGTTGTGTCTGCCGGCCGATTCTGCACAGGAACAGCCATCATCAACATTAATGAGTCGAGCAAGCATATTATTTAGTGTGGGATGCCAATTCTTAAATCAACATCTTCtcttctcatcatcatcatccaacTTTCTTAAATCAACATCTTCtcttctcatcatcatcatccaacTTTCTTAAATCAACATCTTCtcttctcatcatcatcatccaacTCAAAAAACTACTAGGGCTTCTTTGAAGCCTACCAGCCCAGTTATCACACACTCACATGACCTGCCCCGACCCGCCCCATATTCTCACTACtacaacaattatatatacctCTACACCCACACCTACacataatcattattattattggtaGGAAATGATGGtgacatatatttatttctcacTTCCTGATAACTGTCATTTGGTGCTTGCGGAGTGGATTAGGTGTAGTTAGCTCTACACTCTTATCTATTTAAACGTAGGATGTGAAAGTTTTTGGCAGTGCACCCGCATAATTCCTATTTCCAAATCCCTTAACAACTACCGCTATTCTCAATAACACattcatttaaaatcaaaataactaaaatttatgatatataatttgcCTAAATCTAACAgtttgacaaatattttacatcatatttaaaacaaaaataaatattgattaatcatgaacaaaatttaagcttttatatatatttgtttgactGTAAGTTTTAGAGCATTAAtgcttttttttgtaatataacaaataattaattgcataTATTTACAAATGATGGGGTGTATTAAAtgggttatatatatatatattatgagcaaatgtaaaaattgggtgtgatggtggtggtggtggtattAATAAAGTAAGTGGATTGTGGATGGAGAAGGCGAAAGGAACATCCCATGTGCCCTCATGTGACCAACAATGTGGGGCTACATACCAATTTCTTATATCAAACATCCAACGTCTAAGAAACCACATCTCCCCAAGACTCCAACCCtctgtgtatgtgtgtgtgtgtgtaattagCACTTGATAAACTCAAAACACGTCAAAGCACGACGATCACTTCAATTGATCTCACCCTGCACCCacgtataaaagaaaatcttggaTGATGAGTCCAAGTCCAAGATGAATGCACCAAGTCAGTTcccaattaataattttaaccaTGTTAGTTcccaattaataaattttaaccacGTTGATTACAATAATGCCGTCGTATCCTGCCAGAATTTAGAAATCATCTCTTGCCCATCCAACTGCATCTGTTGCGATGTGAGGACCAGTGAGTTGTCTGCTCCATCCCTCCACAAACTACGTACactactaatttatatattatatctatatgATGATTCTGATGTATGTACAGAGACGACGATGATCAATTGCGTACATTAATTACTTGTGAATTGACCTTCAATTTCCAGGAGAACTCAACCAACAAAATTTTTGAACTGTTTGGACTCCAGCCTAGCTAGCATGTTCATTTATGCATGTACGTACATGATcatgactaaaaataataataacaacaattaCTCCTCATAGATATATGCAGGGAGGAgagtttgatatattttccGATACGGTCCAAGACAGAAACAATGAGGTGAGAGGTTGCAGCAGTTGTATTTTACCAACCACCTCACCCATCCAAATGGGCTGCAACCCAAACAAGATCCAAACCCaactaaatatacataaagGAGAAATTAATTCATGCCTTACATTCCATCTTCAGCAGCTACTTTCCTTTattatgtgtgtatatatatgtattattgatGAGTGAAAGTTAATTAGGCGCATGCATATGTTATGCTGGTTAACGACATATATACATCCTTAGTGTAATAAAAGATGCATGTAGTTGAATGAGGTAGGGACATGATTTGAGGCATTTGTCTTTGTCCTGCACCAGCTACCACGTCCACGGGACAATAAAACTCACCTCAACCCTCCCTACTCCCTTCCTTCTCACTTTCCCAATatttcacataattaattaattctaaagaaatttattcTGTACGTACCTAATTATTATAAGCCCTCCAAAACACCCTAATAAGTTTAAAAGGCCATATATGTTGTTGTTGTGTCATGTGTGCAGTGTAGGTCCGTCTAGGCTTGTGAAGGGATTAATAATCTACAgtaaggaaaaacaaaaaagcaaaGGGCGAGTCATTGCATTTGCCATTTGCATAGCTGTgtttaaaaggaaaagagagcATAAAAGTGTGGACCTGGAATGGGATGCTTCtgggaaaaaggaaaagaaacaaacttccaAACTCCTCAAATTCATCTCTTCTCTTACTTACTGTCTCTCATCTCATTCATACAAATACACATACAGTCATTCTTCTCCCACCCGTGACTCCTTCCCCATTACCACTACCATTACTGCAGTAGAAATAGATGTagacacaacacacacacacttagtaaattttgtaacTATCGTTCTTCAATCATACTCCTTACTTTGTCATGATAATAATACCAACCAACAAAGAAATATCCGAAGAAACCATTTTTCTATCTGATAAATCCACCACCCTCTCTCTCAATCATTCATTTCCTCTTTCCTCATCCTCATTCTTATTCCCCCTTCCGCTCCTCCCCCTCCCATTAATCCATCCTGCATTTATTCTTGATCCCTCTTTTTCCATTCCCAATTAATTTCTCCGCGTATCCAAACTCTAAATCCTTTATAAGTTCCAAACTCCAGTCTTCGCTATGGTCCGCCTTTTCCGATCCAAGTCTTGCTCTCTAGGACCCCGAAACTCAATGCCGCCTCTTACCACTTCGCCACACACCCCCTCCCAAGACCAAGACCAAGATCAAGACCAAGACGAGGAAGAAGACGAGGACGACGCCTTTTTCAGGCCTTTCATCAACACTGACGATGACGATGACGATGACGATTTCGACAATCCCGCTACCACTCCCTTTATAAGCCCCCGCCGGACTGCTCGTAATTCTAACAACACTTGTCGTAAAATTAATCAGCCGCAGTTCTCGGTTCTGGCGGTGGTGGCGGCAGCGCTGCGGAGGTCGCTGGTCACGTGCAGCCTCGAGGCCGACGACGTAGCGTCGGACGTGGACATTGGATGGCCCACAGACGTACGCCATGTGTCCCACGTCACCTTTGACCGATTTAACGGATTTCTGGGCGTACCCGTTGAGCTTCAGCCCGATGTTCCTCGTAAGCCCCCCAGCGCCAGGTTGAAGTCTCCTGCATCCTGTTTTCGATTTAACTTTTTTCCAATGCAATTCCTTATTTTTGCTTCCCCCTCCcccttcctttttcttttttttttttctttttgcctcTTTAATGAAAATGCACTATCTTATTGCGGTTGGGGTGGATGAGAAATTAATTGCATACATATGCATGCTATGGTGTGGTGTATCCAGTTTTGTTTATAACTACAAGCTTCAAGTTACTGGTgtttattattcaatttaagataattgattttttgtttgtgcCTAGTGTAAGCTGAAAATGCAAGCATCTGGGGCCGTTCTTGGAGGTCGTTAATGTGCAaatcatctaatttttatgaCTTATGCATTGTATATAGTGGAATTTTACTAGGCAGAGTTTTAATTGTTAAGTTCCTTTGGACGGAACAATATTGTGGAAGATTGTATTTTTACTATTTGTGGATTAGTTTTTAACCCATAAAGGAATACAATACCAGCATTTTCTTCTTcggaaatgaaaattttcttgctATTTTAGCTTGTCCTGAATCAAATCTGTCTTTGCAATCATGTGAATCTTAATCACAGAACTTGCATCGTTACAGTGACATCATACATAGTGACCGTGCAGGCCATCTAAGCGCAAGAGTTCAATAGATTGAAGAATTTATGCTATGGGTTTTTCCAGTTTTTAAGTTCTGGTGTCACAGCCAGATGGCAATTATGTATGATCTGAGATTTTCACTAAGGGCTGTGCGAAACATTTGGAGAGCTGCCCTGTCTGTTGTCCTTATTCAAGTTTTTATCTTTGTCATATTATTATCTGGTAAGATGAAACAGTTCTCTTACCTCGGGTATTCTCCCAAATCATGTTTGCAGTGCTAGTGTTTTTGGAGTTTCTGCACAGTCGATGCAGTGTTCCTATGACCATAGAGGAAATAGTGTGCCGACTATTCTTCTTAGGATGCAAAACCGGTTGTATTCAGAAGGCGGACTCCAAGTAAGCCTTTCTTGGAGGTAATTTCcaattattttcaacaataagcATAAGCTGATTATTGTTTTTGTCTTCTACTTCAAGGCAGAAGGAATTTTCAGGATCAATGCTGAGAATAGTCAAGAAGAGAATGTTCGGAACCAGCTAAATAGAGGAATTGTGCCACATGGAATTGATGTCCACTGCTTATCAGGGTTGATAAAGGTATTTTTGCATCATTATCAGATAGGGTAAATTCCAATCTAACTACCTGAGTTATGGAAAATAGGCAAACAAGtcccttatgaaaaataaaataacaatttatctctctgtatttttcaaaatgtagggtaaattgcaattcaccatagggggtaaattgctatttattttttatatcggGCAAAATTGCTATTCACTCTTATCAGATATGGGATAATCTTTTGTACTAAATGAGGTCATAGAATACTAATACTTGATCCAACTTCTTGTTGAGCAATTATTACACGAAATTTTTAGCTCTGGGAGAAGGCCTTTATTGATTTAGTTATCATTTGTCTAAAACTCATTGCTCATTTACCTAAGTTATACAATCTGTTCTTCTACTCCTGGTTTCGCTTTGacaagttatatttgttatgctATGTGTTGAATATCAGTTCGGAGCTGTATGATTGAAAAACATCATCTTCAATGACGACGCCATACCCAAGACCTCTTTCTAAATCTACCTTCTTTTGGGAGGGATAGTTCTCTTGAATTACCCCAACAAGCCATGACAGTGGCTAGTTGTTATTGTGGATAGATACTAGGCTTCGTGGATTCTGCTAACTTAATTACGTGGTTGAATAGTCTTGCTGGATATTTACCTGATGTTTGTATTACTCGGATTTTTGTTTGTCACAATATGTTGATTACTCTTCTATCCTAATCAGGCATGGTTTAGAGAGCTTCCATCTGGAGTTCTTGATTCTTTGACGCCAGAACAGGTGATGCATTGCAATACAGAAGAGGAGTGCACCATGCTTGTAAAGTCACTTCCTCCTACCGAAGCTGCATTGCTTGACTGGGCAATCAATTTGATGTCTGATGTGGTGCACCATGAACATGAGAACAAGATGAATGCAAGGAACATTGCTATGGTGTTTGCACCCAACATGACTCAGGTGCTTTAGCTTTTATCATTTGTTGGCTcgttatatgtatatatactttgtttttttcaattgttacCTCTATTTccatttatattattctcaaTCTATTAGAGCCATCAACACTAATAATGATGAGATTTTGCCAAGAGAAAAAAAGTTCTTCTTTCCATCATGTTCCATGAGTACCTAAATCAAGCTCAAATGAGGCGCTGGAGAAGATACTTGGTATTAATTACTTATATGATGCTGCATATAGGTCTTTCTAGTAGTTGATATCTTTTGCATACTTGTTTGCGAATCACTTGAAGTCGGACTTCTTGTGGATGATCATGGTGTTCTTTACTAATGCAGATGGCTGATCCTTTGACTGCATTGATCCATGCAGTCCAAGTGATGAACTTTCTCAAGACACTTATCATGAAAACCCTGCGTGAAAGAGAAGAATCAGCTGCCACCACATTATTCACTGATTCATTTGGAAACACAGAGGAATTGCTCGCACTGAACACAACTGAAGTGGTTCTATTGGAGCAAGCTTTTGATGATCGTGCCTGTAAGGAAGCTGCCACTGAAAACCtcttgaggagtacaacattAGAGAGACTGGAATGCGACAACAGTGAAAGCTTATTGAGCATTCGGAGTAAGAGTGATGTTGGAGAGAAATATGAATGCACTTTGGGGAGGAGTTCACCATCCACACGCAAAAGGCGAACATTCGGACATAGTGTTAAAGATGAATATGACAACATGGAAGCTGAGGGGATACTGCACCGGCTAAGCTTGCGAAAAGGTATGCAAAAGCTACGGCGGCATCCTGTGTTCCAGTTGAGTAAGACAGTTAAGAAGAATGGTGGTGGTGGCTTGGCATTGTAAATGCTAGCTAGCTAGGAGGTAGACAAGCTGGGGCATCAAGAGGAAAAGGACTTAGGTCTGATCAGGTTCTTGCTCTGTTTAGGCAGGAGTGAGGCAACCTGTTATATTTCTTAGGATGGAAgtttgtatttgtttgttaataaTCGGGTTAGATAAAGCATCTGTAGGTGCTAGAATGGTTACAGGTGCTAATTGTCGTTGTAGCTCGATGAACCTAACTGAGAACGTGTATAACTTGAGCTGTATTTATGACGATGTTTTACACCAAAATTAGTTGCAGCGTGCCCTTAATCGATATAAGTAATCAAATCAGTTGGTTAATAGAGATGCTGCCAAATCTTGGAGATAGTTGAAGCACACAAAAAGTTATgtactaataaaaaagaaaatgtactTTTGTTGAGCTCCATTGGCAGAGTTGGGGTATGTAGAGTGGAGGTCCAGTTAATCTGGAGGAGATATGGTGTGAAATCATGAAGAATCCCTTGCGGTGACAGCCCATCTTGAGCTGGAGAATTAATTAAGGTAGATTGGGCTTTGCTCCATTCATTGCAGGCGCATGGATCATGGATGGAATCAGCGACTCAGGATCAGGAGCCCTCCCTCTCTCCCGCACTAAGGAACCCCACCCATTACTTCATGTTGGGCCAAAAAACCCTTATATGGAGAATGTGCAAAATACCTCCTACCAAGAGGTGAATTACACATTTctttacttaattataaattatttcatataaatcaAGACGCCGcaacttgtaatattttttcattccaaCGCTTCCTATTTTTCACTTATCAATTAACAGAGAAATGTTTTTAGAAACTTagtaacattattatatattatttaatttctattttatttttttactttcatttcGTCTTTACTGCCTTTATCCCATCTACTAAAGATTTACAATAGATATATAAGATTCAGACCTAAactcattaaaataaaaaatatgagtatAGACTGGACATAGACTTAATAATAGCCCTACCCCAAATTTTGTTCAAATCACACAAAAGAGTACCCATGGCTAAAGGAAGAAAGAGAACTGGAACGGCTAAAGGAAGAATGAGAAAGACCAACCCACAGCTCTCATCTGGACCATATCaagaatattttgtattattttaaaaattatgaggaattaaattatacttttgttTTATGGACGGGTTTTCTTTGCCCAATATAAACACAGGAGAGGAAGTTGCTTTTTCCCCAATATATACTAATTGTAAATAGTACTCCAATATATAGTAACACGTGGGAGAaacatttttattcaaataaacaCAAGGAAAAGGGTTGGATAATTGATGGTGTGAGATGTGATGGGTGAGGTGCATGGGCCCTCTGCAACTCTGCTCTTGTCCTTTCCAATAATTAAGGTAGTCGTTTCTCTATTTCGATATTGATTTCTTTGCCAAAAGTTACTTAGATTGAATATTAGTATTtctgaataataaaaaaatgaatattagtATTAGGTTTGAAGTTCACGTTtcattattgttgttattataatGTAGTACAATATGGTGTCATTATGTGTGAGGTGACCCTCCCCACCCGTATCCTCCCACATGGGAGTCATAttcatacatttaaatttatttccaaGAGAGAGAGTTTTGCATTTCTTAACTT encodes:
- the LOC105174034 gene encoding rho GTPase-activating protein 3 yields the protein MVRLFRSKSCSLGPRNSMPPLTTSPHTPSQDQDQDQDQDEEEDEDDAFFRPFINTDDDDDDDDFDNPATTPFISPRRTARNSNNTCRKINQPQFSVLAVVAAALRRSLVTCSLEADDVASDVDIGWPTDVRHVSHVTFDRFNGFLGVPVELQPDVPRKPPSASASVFGVSAQSMQCSYDHRGNSVPTILLRMQNRLYSEGGLQAEGIFRINAENSQEENVRNQLNRGIVPHGIDVHCLSGLIKAWFRELPSGVLDSLTPEQVMHCNTEEECTMLVKSLPPTEAALLDWAINLMSDVVHHEHENKMNARNIAMVFAPNMTQMADPLTALIHAVQVMNFLKTLIMKTLREREESAATTLFTDSFGNTEELLALNTTEVVLLEQAFDDRACKEAATENLLRSTTLERLECDNSESLLSIRSKSDVGEKYECTLGRSSPSTRKRRTFGHSVKDEYDNMEAEGILHRLSLRKGMQKLRRHPVFQLSKTVKKNGGGGLAL